The window ATCGAATCGCTCGCCGAAGACGAGACTATCGAGTCGGCGTGGTTCGTCGCTATGGGAGCAGTACAGGACGCGGACGTCTGGTTCTACGACCAGGACGAAAAGGAATATCGAGAAGTGAGCTTCGACGAACCGCTCGAAGTCGCATCTTGCGTCGGCAACGTTTCACTCCTCGATGGGGAGCCGTTCGCCCACACGCATGCTGTACTATCGCGACAGTCTGGACAGTCACTCGCGGGACACCTCGATTCCGCGACCGTATTCGCAGGAGAAGTGTATATGCGAACATTCGAGGAGCCACTGGTTCGTGAACACGACGAACCGACCGACTTGGATCTCTGGCTATAACATGCGCGAAGAAGACAGGCGATACTTCGAGCGACTGGAGACCCAGTTGGACGACGCGTTCGACGTTGCCGAAACTGCACGGAAAAACAGCGGCGACCCACAACCGGAAGTCGAGATTCCAGTCGCCAAGGACATGGCCGACCGTGTCGAGAACATTCTCGGCATCGAAGGCGTTGCTGAGCGCGTTCGCGAACTCGAAGGGGAAATGTCTCGTGAAGAGGCCGCCCTCGAACTGGCAAAGGACTTCGCGGAGGGCAACGTCGGGGATTACGAAACACGCGACGGAAAGGTCGAAGGTGCAGTTCGAACCGCAGTTGCCCTGCTCACGGAGGGCGTAGTCGCTGCACCCATCGAGGGAATCGACCGTGTGGAGATTCTCACGAACGACGACGGAACGGAGTTCGTCAACGTCTACTACGCCGGGCCGATTCGCTCCGCTGGGGGAACGGCACAGGCACTGTCCGTCCTCGTCGCCGACTACACTCGTGCGCTGATCGGTTTAGACGAGTACAAAGCCCGAGACGACGAAATCGAACGCTACGCCGAGGAGATAAACCTCTACGACGCCGAAACCGGTTTGCAGTACTCCCCCAAGGACAAGGAGTCGAAGTTCATCGCCGAGAACATGCCCGTTATGCTGGACGGGGAGGCAACCGGCGACGAGGAAGTCTCCGGATTTCGTGACTTGGAACGCGTCGATACCAACAGCGCCCGCGGTGGAATGTGTCTCGTTCTCGCGGAGGGTATCGCACTGAAAGCACCCAAAATTCAGCGATACACGCGAAACTTGGACGAGATCGACTGGCCATGGTTGCAAGACCTCATCGAC of the Haladaptatus caseinilyticus genome contains:
- a CDS encoding PPC domain-containing DNA-binding protein, with amino-acid sequence MNYREVTGEREFVARLGHGADWRSEIESLAEDETIESAWFVAMGAVQDADVWFYDQDEKEYREVSFDEPLEVASCVGNVSLLDGEPFAHTHAVLSRQSGQSLAGHLDSATVFAGEVYMRTFEEPLVREHDEPTDLDLWL